In the genome of bacterium, the window CGGTGGTGAGTTCTGATTTCCAACTCGATCGATACCCCTTTGGCGATTTTCACGCATCGGTCCGGTTTTGGGATGATAAAATCAGGATTCGTACGCCGCCGGATATTCCTGTCCAGATTGCCGGGGATCTTGGTTTGTCGCCGGACGGGGCAGTCATTTTTAACCGTCTCTCGATTTATGACCGGCACCAAGTATACATAGAATCATCCGGCCGGATTGACGGTACGCGGACTTCTGATCTTCGTATCAAGGTGAAGAACGTTAAGGCGGATTTGCTGACCCGCTGTTTGGGGTGGCCCCAACCCTGGACCGGTATTGCGAACGGGACCTTCCATTATACAGATGCTGAAGGAATTCCGAATTTTGATATACAGGTTAAAGTTGAGAACGGCAGTGTGCTTGATTTGCCGTTTGATGTTTTTCATGGAAACATTGTGATTGATCATCATTGGCTTTATTTCAGGGGACGCGAAGGCCATGCGGTTTTAAACCGGCACGGCTGTTACCAGCTGAATCTTAGTGGTAAGCTTCCGGTGCCGCAAAATGCCGAGGCAACGAAACGTCTTCAGGGCGCTGAAATGGATATACGGGTGCGGATGCCGGAAGGCGATTTGTCTTATATAACGTTTATTCCGTATTTTTCCAGGGCAACCGGTAAGAGCATGTTGGATTTGAATATCAAAGGGACGATGGACTATCCTGCCATCTTCGGCAGAGCTACAATTGACGGGGGCACTTTGTGTCCGCGGGTGTATACCCCTAAAATTGAAAAACTCAATGCAGATATTGTCTTTGAAGATAACCGGGTTTATATTAATCAACTTGAGGGCATGATCGGCGGTAGTAAACTGGAAATTACTGCAGGCCCCAAGGCGGATTGGGCGAGTGTTTTTCGGAGATTGCAGCCGCATGAACTGAATTTAAAACTGGATACCCGCGCTGGGGCAATCAAAACCGGAAATACCGATGATTATGAATTCATGGATGCCAAGGTGAAGATGGATGCGACCCTGGGGGGGACCTATGAAGCGCTGGTTTTAGGCGGTGTTTTTGAAGTGGCAGACGGACAATTTACTTTTCCGCCGCGGATGCTCACGGAGTTTGCCAAAAAAATGAAGACCGTCAATGTGAGTTACGATAATTTTAAAACCATCACGAAAAACAATTTATGGTTTTATAATGATGTGGTAAGGGCTTTGTTGAAACAAAATCAGACCGTTGTTTTCAACGGCGGCAAACATAATTTTTCCGCTGAAGGGCAAATTTCAGTGGTGCGTGGTTCTTTTACCTACCTGGACACGGATTTTAATCTTAATGCCAATGAAGAAACAGTTGTGGATTTTCAAAAACAGGCGAAACCGCAACTCAGGGGTCTGGCGGAAACAACCATTCGCAATGTGGGTATTAAAGATGAGGGACGGTCGCGTGATGCAACCATCTATCTCCAGGCGCGTGGAACGGTTGGAGAACTTAAAATAAGTTTGTATTCCGATCCTGAAATGACACAAGCGCAAATTGTATCCTTGCTGACATTGGGTGAGGACTATTCCAGCTGGTCGCAGGAAGAAATTGATCAGAAGGTCCAGAATGCCGGTGCACGTGTCTTGGGGAGACTGGCGGGAAATTTAATTGGAAGAGAAATTGAGAAAAGTATAAAAAAGATTACCCCGCTGGATGTTATTGATATACGGCTGGGCGGGGTGGAGAAACTCGCGGACTCAATTATGACAGGGAGCGGCAATTCCGGCAGTGCACAAGCCGGTGAACAGGATGATATTACGGGAACGAGTCTTTTAGACGAGACAGAGATTGGTATGGGAAAGTATTTGACCAACGATCTTTTTCTTAATTACCGGGGAACATTGAGGGATAGAGGAACTGAAGGCGGCGGGCTCTCGTGGGAATCATCCGTGGGTCTGGAATACAATCTCGATTCTTCCAAAAAAATAAAAATTTATAAGAACTTTGATGAAGATTCCAACCAAGAACTTTTTTGGGGTATTGAAGGCCGCTTGAAATTTGAGGGGTGGTCGCCGGACAAAGCAACAAAAGAAATAGAAGCGGCCGCTGAACTTGAATTGACCGTAACACCGGATTTGAAAAAAAAATGAACTAAATTTTTTCATCAGTGTCCTATTTGCATGCCAAGGGGAACGAATCACAGCACACGATCACGATACCTTGGCTACCTCACGTTTGGGATTGACACCGGGGCAGGGTTGTGATGCCTGCCCCCAATTCTTTCGCAATTTAAATATGGGTATATCGCGGGAATCGCTTGACGCAGCATGGCAGTTCTGATAGAATCGGTCAAATTTTTAGAGAAATGGAGGATTTTTAGCCTGTGTTTTCAAGGCTTTTTAAAGTAATTTCACTTTTAGCGGCTCTCTTTTATTGCCTATCTCATACCTCTTTTGCGGTCCAGTTGAAGAACAAAGTGATCAGCGACGTGCAGGTAACCGGCAGCACGACGATTGCAGGTGATGAGATTGTTTCCTGGTTGGCTGTTAAACCCGGTGAGGAATTTCAGGATGTGCGTTTGGTTTTGGACCGGGATTTAAAAAATATCTGGAAGACCGGAAAATTTGAGGATGTCAGTTTCGCCGTGGTTCCGCTGTCGGATGGAACCGTGCGTCTTTTGATTTCAGTCGAAGAAAAACCGGTGGTAAAAGAAATTCTTTTTACCGGGAACAAAGCGTTTGACAAAAAAAAACTATTGGAAAAAATGGAACTCAAAATCGGTGCCAGATATGATGCGTTCACCGCAGAAGCTGCTTCCGAAAAAATTGCTGATTTTTATAAAGAAAAAGAATATTATAAGGTGTCTGTTATACCGTCGGCGGAAGTTAAAACCGGCGATGCAGAGATAACGTTTGCAATTGTCGAAGGGATGAAGGTTAAGATCACCGAGATCGTGGTAACCGGCAACAAAGCCTTTGCCGAGGGTAAAATAAAGGGCTTTATGGAAACCAAAGAAGCGGGATGGTTTGTGGGCGGGATTTATAAAGAAGAAACTTTTATTGAAGATATGAAAAAAGTGCTTTTGCATTACGCCAAAGAAGGTTATTTAAAAGCCCGTGTTTTTGGGTTCGGTCTCAATGATATAGAATTAAATCGTAAAACCATTGTGAACAAAGCTTTGTTTGTGAATGAGACGGAAAAGGAAATGACGATCACGCTGGAAGTGGAAGAGGGGCTGCAGTATCAGGTGAAAAACATTACGGTGAAGGGCAATATTATTTATTCAAGTGAAGACCTTTTTGAACGTATGGCACTTAAACCCGATGCCATTCTTGATTTGATTACATTTGAACAGGATATGCATATGATTCGTATGGCATATTCGGAAAAAGGATATATCTTTGCGGATATTTCACCGGAAATGGAGTACAACGATGATGCCGGCACCGTAGAAATTGAAATTATTATCCGTGAAGGCACGATTGCCCGGGTTGAACGTGTTGATATTCGCGGCAATACCATGACCAAGGACAAAGTGATACGCCGTGAATTAACGGTGAAACCGGGGGAACCGTTCGATTCCAGGAAAATACAGCGGTCCCGGGAAAAAATTTCAAATCTTGGTTTTTTTCAGGACGTCAAGGTAACCACGGAACCGGGCAGCACCCCTGCCGAGCAGGTGTTGGTCTTCGATGTGGCAGAGCGGCATACAGGCACCATCAGTCTTGGCGCTGGGTATTCATCCGTAGATTACTTAATGGGATATTTACAGTTGACCCAGGCCAATTTATTTGGTAACGGTCAGTCGGTGAGTTTGCAGTGGGAATTGGGAAGCTTGCGCCAGAGTTGGCAAATGTCTTTTACAGAGCCATGGTTGTTTGATTCGCCGGTCTCTTTTGGCGTGGATGTCTGGAATATCAACAAGCAGAGGGGATATTCCGGCCAAGATTACAATCTACTTTCACAAGGTGGCGATATCCGGTTGGGACGCCGTTTTACTGAACATTGGAAGGGGTATTTAACGTATAAATTGGAGAGCAATGAATATACGGACCTTGACTCTTCGTTGGATGGAATTTATGAAGAAGGCCGCAGCGATACCAGCTCTGTGACACCCACGCTCGTTTATGATACCCGAGATAATATTTTTGATCCCACCCGCGGGACGTATCAGAAGTTTTCTATTGAATGTGCGGGTGGTTTTTTGGGCGGGGACAATAATTATTTTAAGTACAACTTGGATAGTACCCTTTATATCCCGCTTATTTGGCGGTTGGTGCTGGCCTTGCATGGTGAAGCAGGGTATGCCCGGGCGTTTGACTATGGCATCAGTGCTGTTTCCAATGTTCCGCCGGCAGAGCGTTACCGTGTCGGCGGTACGGATTCGGTGCGGGGTTATGGTGAGGGTGTTTTCGGGTCGAATTTGGAAGGCAACGGCGGCCGTTTTAAGCTTAATACCAATATTGAATTACATTATCCAATTATCGGTCCTTTAAAAGGTGTGGCCTTTTTTGATGCGGGGAATACATGGAGCGGCATTAGCGAAGCGTTTGATGAGGAGATTTTTCCTGATCGTGAAACAATCGGGGCGGTCACTTATTTTTCAAAGAATCCCTCATTATACAAAGGGGTGGGCGTGGGATTTAGGTTGACGGTTCCCGGGACGGTTATTTTAATCCGCTTTGATTTTGGGTATCCTCTGGACAACAATCCCAATGGTGGTCCGCCGTCTTTGCAGTATCACTTTAATATCGGAAATATTTTTTAGACAAGAGGCTTTAAAAAATAAGGGAGGCATGGCAATGAAAAGAAAGCAATTATTACAATGGATCGTGATTCTGGCAGGTGTTTTAACCCTCGGGTTTCATTCGACAGCTTGGGCCAAAGTTGCTGTTGTTGACACGGGAAAAGTGGTGAAAGAATATAAGAAGATGCAAGAAGCCCAGACCCGGCTGGAAAAAGATGTGGAAGATAAAAAAATGGAACTGAAGCGCATGAGCTCCGACTTGGAAAAAGATAAGAACAATCTTGATAAACAAAAAGGTATTGTCTCGGAATCCAAGTATAAAAAATTGCAAGGCAAATTTGAAAAGAAGCAGGATGTCCTGCGTGAAAAATATCGTGAAATGCAGAACTCTTTAATGAACCAACAGAAAACATTGCTGGAAGGTATTGTCAATGATGTGAAGGCAATTGTTGCCAAAATCGCCAAAAAAGAAAAATATGAATTGGTCCTGGATAAGGAAAGTGTTCTGTTCTACGATGGTGATGATATTACCTATAAAGTGTTGGATAAATTGAATTCGAAATAATTGAAATTACGGAGTATGCGTGAATGGCTTTTTCAAAAACGTTAAAAGAACTGGCTGAATTGACCGGTGCGACCTTGAGCGGGCCCGATGCTGAATCCGTGGTGATTTTAAGTGTCGGGCCGCTTGAACAGGCGGGTGCAAATACGCTGAGCTTTTTAGCCAATAAAAAATATCGCAATCAGTTGGAAACCAGCACGGCGGCGGCGGTTGTGATTCCGCCTATGATTGAGTATGACAAACCATGTCTCGTCAGCAAAAACCCCTATTTGGATTTTGTGAAAATTGTGTATCTTTTTGCGCCCCCGATTCCTGTTCCCGAACCGGGCGTGCATGCAATGGCAGTGGTGCATCCCGGGGCCAAGCTGGGGAAGGATGTGGCAATCGGACCTTTTTGTGTGGTAGGTGAAAACACCGAGATTGGTGATCGCACGGTTCTTGTAGCTCAGGTTTATGTCGGCGAACAAGTGAAGATTGGCAATGACTGCTGTCTTTATCCTCAGGTCGTCCTGCGGGAACGCTGTGTGCTGGGTAACCGGGTCATACTGCATCCAGGTGTGGTGATCGGTGCGGATGGTTTTGGATTTGCACCTGATGGCGAGACATATAAAAAGATTCCCCAGATCGGGAATGTTGTGATTGAGGATGACGTAGAAATTGGTGCCAATACCACAGTGGATCGTGCGGCTTTGGGTGAAACCCGGATCAACCATGGGAGCAAAATCGATAATCTTATTATGATCGCTCACAATGTGAAAATCGGGAGCAATACGGTTATTGCCGGACAGGCCGGTATCAGTGGCAGTACCAAGATTGGTAACAATGCCATGGTGGGAGGTCAAGTCGGCACGGCAGGGCACATTCATATTGGGAATAACACGATTTTAGGTGCTCAAGCAGGTATTTCGCGTGATGTTCCGGATGGGGCGTTTGTTTCCGGCTATATGGCCCGCCCCCACAAGGAAGCTATGCGTATTTTAGGGGAGACGGTACGTCTGCCTGGGCTGAGAAAAAAAGTTGAGGATTTAGAAGCGCGTTTGAAACAACTGGAAAAAGAATGAGCAAACCGGTTTTAGTTCAAACGACCTTAGCGAAGCCGGCGAGTCTGGAAGGTATTGGGCTGCATACCGGTGTCACGTCTCAGGTTGTGTTTGAACCGGCGCCTGCAGATACCGGTTATGTGATTGTTCGTACCGATCTTCCGGGAGAACCCCGGCTTTGCCCGGCAGTGGACCTGGTCTCGCAAACCACGCGGGGAACAACCCTAAAAGACGGTGATGTCGAAGTACATACCGTTGAGCATGTCCTGGCGGCACTGGTAGGCTTGGATATTGATAACTGTATTATTAAATTATCCGCCTTTGAACCGCCGGTCATGGATGGGTCTTCGCAGGAATTTTCCGAAGCGATGGTTGCAGCCGGTATTGTGGATATTCCGGAGAGTGAAAAGAAAATTTACCGGGTTACCGAACCACTCGTGATTCAAGACGGCAAGAAAAGTATTGCAGCCTGGCCTTATCCGGGCTTGCGTATCACCTATGAATTGTATTATGATCATCCTTGGCTGCAACCCCAGCGGGTTGATCTTGAAATCAATCCGGAGGTTTTTCGCGCACAATTGGCGCAATGCCGCACATTTTGTTTGGAACAGGAAATTGATTGGTTAAAATCCCAAGGATTGGCCAAAGGCGGGACACGGGAAAACGCCCTGGTGATTGGTGAACACGGACTGGTTAATCCGCCGTTTCGCTGTGAACATGAATTGGCATTTCATAAAGTGTTGGATTTTATTGGGGATCTGGCATTGGCGCGTTGTAGGGTGGAAGGACATTTTGTTGCCAATTTTACCGGCCATGAGATGAATGCCCGTCTGGTGAAAGCACTTTTGAATCAAGCAAAAAGAATAAAGCATTTGGAGAGGGGGAAGGGAACATTGGTTATTGAAGCGCAGGAAATTGAGCAGTTGTTGCCGCACCGTTATCCCATGTTACTGGTTGACCGTGTGATAGATCTTGAGGTCGGCAAACGGGTTGTGGGAATTAAAAATGTAACAATGAATGAACATTTTTTTCAAGGGCATTTTCCCGGGCATCCGATTATGCCGGGGGTACTGATTTTGGAAGCCATGGCACAATGCGGTGGTGTGCTGCTTATGAAAAGCTCCCCGGATTCAGTCGGGAAGGTTGTTTATTTTGTGGGCATTGATAAAGTCCGGTTTCGCAAACCTGTGGTGCCGGGTGATCAACTCCGTTTTGAACTTTCGGTTGACAAAATAAAAGCCAGAATTGCAAAAATGCTGGCAAAGGCTTATGTCGGGGATACGTTGGTTTGTGAGGCGGAATTTATGTCGACCTTAGTCGCCCGCTAGTTGGATTTTCAAAAAACGAAAATTCTTTAAGGAGAGAAAACGTGGCTGTTAAAATCCATTCTGCTGCAATTGTACATCCTGATGCGAAACTTGGGGTTGATGTTGAGATTGGTCCGGGCGCAATTGTGGGAGAAAATGTTGAAATAGGTGATCGTACTCAGATTGGCGCCTATGTGGTGATTGACGGAGGTACAACGGTGGGGATAGAAAATCGTGTCTTCACCGGTGCGATTCTCGGCAGTGAGTGCCAGGATCTGAAATTTAAAGGGGAACGCTCTTTTACCAAAATCGGCGATCGAAATACGATTCGTGAATATGTAACCATAAACCGGGCAACCGCGAAGGATCTTTATACCACCGTTGGAAATGATAATTTGATTATGGCCTATGCCCATGTGGCGCATGACTGTACGGTTGGGAATAACAATGTGCTCGCCAACGGACTGGCCATGGCAGGGCATGTCACCATTATGGATCATGCTAATATTGGCGGATTAAATGCATTGCATCAGTATGTGCGTATTGGTTCCTATTCCATGATTGGCGGTCTTTCCCGCGTTCCTAAAGATGTACCACCCTTCATCATGTGTGCAGACACACCCTTGCGGATTGTCGGAATCAATAAAATTGGTCTGGAAAGAAAAGGGTTTGGCAAAGAACAGGTCAAGGCAATCGAAAAAGCCTACCGGATTTTATATCGCTCCAAGCTGAATACGTCTCAGGCCTTGAAAAAACTGGCTGAAGAGCCCGGTACGCCGGAAGTGGATATGCTCATTCAATTTATAAAAGAATCCGAACGTGGCATCGCGAAATAAACCGGCTGTAATCCCTAAAATCGGGCTTATTGCCGGTTGGGGTGAATTTCCCTTTTTGGTCGCGCAGACCATGCAGCAAAAGGGGAAGCGCGTGGCGGCGGTTGCTTTTCCCGGCGAAACTTTTCCTGAAATAAAAACGTGTGTCGACGAACTGCATTGGATCAGTATTGGGCAATTGGGTGAGATGATTAAGATTTTTAAGACCGCAGGCATTACTCAAGTTGTCATGGCGGGAATGATTCGGCATAAACACCTGTTCGCAAATTTGAAGCTTGACTTAAAGGCGGTTAGTTTGCTGGCGACCATGAAAGATAAACGTGCTGATTCAATTTTGTGCGCAGTCGCAGGCGTCTTGGAAAAAGAAGGAATACGTCTTGTTTCGCCTTTACCGTATTTAAAAGTCAACCTGCCAGGAAAAGGATTGTTGACAAAGCGTAAACTAACTCAAAAAGAGCAGCGTGACATTACGTTTGGATATAAAATTGCCAAGCATGTCGCGCGGGCGGATATCGGTCAGACCGTTGTGGTCAAGGACCAAGCGGTGATTGCCGTGGAAGCCATGGAAGGTACGGACGCCTGTATTCTCAGAAGTGGTGAGTTTACCCGTGGCGGGGCAGTTGTCATCAAAGTGCTTAAACCAACCCAGGATTTGCGTTTTGATACACCGGTGATCGGACCCAATACAATTGAGTCGATGCTGAAGGTTAAAGCCGCTGTGCTGGCATTTGATGCGGATAAAACCCTTTTTCTTCAGAAAGAAAAAACCATTGTTATGGCAAATAAGAAAAAAATTACCCTGATTGGTGTCTAGGAGTTTAAGCAATTAGTTGCTTTTAGGTATTGTTCGTCACCCCGGTGAAAACCGGGGTCCAGAAAAAGTTTTAAAATTCAGATTCCTGGATACCGGCTTCCGCCGGTATGACGGCAAAATATAAATAATCCGACTAAATGCTCAGACTCCTAGGCCGCAATACTAACCGCAAAGTTTTAAAATGCAATTCCCAGATAGATGCCACCTCCAACAATATAAGCCAGCGCCAGTAATTCGGAAGCATCCGGCGCTTGAGCTGTGACATATCCGCCGTTCACAAATAGTCCCAAAACGACCCGCTGGGCAATGATAAATTTGTAGCCGGCCTCGAGATGGGCTGTGCCAATTAGAACATTGGTATCAACCGGAGCTTCATTATGAGCCCGGTCTTCATAAGTTCCGCTAAATCCTATAAAGTCAAAACGCGGGCCGAGATGAAATCCTTTAGGAGCTGCGCCGAAAGGATAAAACCGGCCTGAGATACCTGCACCATAGCCGCTGACCGAATAAATCCAGTCGTAATCATCATCTGAACTGCTTTTTCCCCCCTTGGCCTCCCAGATTGGGATAATGTTGGCACGGATACCCAGGCCGAAATGATTGCCTAAGGCGATTTCGTATTCTGGACCATAATTACCTGTGGCGACTCCTAAAAGATTGACCATTAAATTGTTTTTCAGTTGTGAGGCAGAGGCGGTATGACTGATGACTGAAAAGATGACAAATGCCAGGAAAAAACTTAAAAATAACGTTTTTCTTGAGAACAACATCTAGTATTTCCTCCTTTTTGTGATTTTTAAAGTTGCACACAGTATATGGTATGAGTATGGTTATGCAAATCTAAATTTTGTGTTTTTTGTCGGATAACTGCTTGACAGAACATTTTATCAGATGGTATAGTCACCACAATATATTGTGGTGGACACCTATTTTACTCAAAGTATCGGTACAGTATGGGGTTTACTTAATTTAATTAATTGAAAGACCGGTATTATTTTAGATGTGATTTTGAACGAGGGGGACTGGAACGTGTATTTTAAACGACTGGAGCTGCAGGGTTTTAAATCATTTGTGGATCCCACACGGCTTGATTTTGAATCTGGTATTTCAGCAATCGTTGGACCCAACGGATGTGGGAAATCAAATATTGTCGATTCCATTCGCTGGGTTTTAGGAGAACAAAGCGCCAAATCCCTGCGTGGTGCACGCATGGAGGATGTTATTTTTAATGGTACGGACCAGCGTAAGGCGGTTGGTATGGCCGAGGTTTCCCTCACCATGGACAACCAGGATCGTCAACTGGCGAGTGATCATGATGAAATTACCATTACACGTAGAGCTTTTCGCTCCGGTGAGAGTGAATATCTGATTAACAAAACCGCCTGTCGTTTACGGGACATTCATGACCTTTTTATGGATACAGGTATTGGCACCAACTCCTATTCGATTCTGGAACAGGGAAAAATTGATTTAATTGTATCCTCTAAACCTGCAGACCGGCGGTTTGTATTTGAAGAAGCTGCCGGTATTTCCAAATATAAGTCACGCAAAGATGAATCGTTGCGAAAACTGGAGGCTACTGAACAGAACTTTTTACGTGTTAATGATATTGCCGTGGAAGTAAAGCGGCAGATTAATTCTCTGGAACGGCAGGTGCAAAAAGCGCGGCGGTATCAAACTTTTAAACAGGAGTTGACAACGCTGGAGGTTGCTCAGGGGCGCAAGGAATTAAAAGTGCGGCGTAGGCAGCTTCGGAAGATTGAACAGCAGTGGGAGGAACGGCGGACACGTGCAGATGAATCCGCGCGGGGTAAGCAGACATTTGAAAACGAACTGTTTCATTTAAACAATGATCTCGCAGAAGCGGAAGCGCAGCTGTCACAGGCGCAGGGCTCAGTGCATCAGGTTGCCGAAGAAATTATTAAAACCGAGGATTTTGTTCATTCCTCCGAACTTCGGAAAAATGATCTTGAAATTGGTATTGCACGTTCGGAAGAGGAAGTCAAGGCATTGGATGGAAAAGAAAATCAGTTGCGGGAGCAGAATAAAGATACGCTGGATGCCCGGGAGAAAAAGGAGCAAGAGTTTAGGTCCGGACAAAGCGACTTGGTTACAGAGGAAGATCGCCTCAACACGCTGGAACAGGAACTCAAAGAACGGGCGGCCAAGGTTCAGGATCAGCAGAGCCGCTTGCTTCAACTCGTTGATCAAATGTCAACCCTGCGGAATGCTTTGAAAAATTTGGAACTTCGTATGGGCGAACAAAAACAACAGCTGGGGAAGTATGATTACCAGCTTGACCAGTTGGCGGAACAAAATCGTGAAATGCTTGAGGGGAAAAATACGTTGGAAAATGAGTTTGCCGGTGTTAACCAGTCACTGGAAGCACTGCGGACGGAACGCGACCGCTTAAGCATTGAAAAAGAACGGCTTGAGCAGGTGATGAAAACCTTAGCGGCCATGCTGGAAAATTTTAATAAAACCATTACTCAACTTACCTCACGCCTGACTTGGATCGAGGAATTGAAGAACGGACTTGATGGATATGAAATGGGGGCCAAGACCATTTTGCTTGAACATAATGCCGATCCGGATAAATTTCCCGGCATTATCGGACCTTTGGTCAATTTTATCCGAACGGAACAAAAATATGAGTTTGCCTTCGAAGCCTTGTTTGGGCATCAACTACAATATATTTTGGTGAAAACGGAGTTACAGGGGCGGGAGGCCATTGCTTTTCTGGCGGAGGACAATCGAGGCCGGGCGACATTTATTCCGCTGGAAGCGTATACGGCGGCATCAGAATCGGGGACCGGTGTTGAATCAGTAGTGTCTTGGATGCAGCTGCCCGGCATCTATGGTCCGGCAAAAGAGCTGGTAAGGGTTGATGAGCGGTTCCGCAGGGTTTTTGATTACCTTTTGAAAGATGTTGTGATTGTAGAATCTGCTGAGACAATTAAGCAGGCACGTGCCAATGGTGCAACCTGTACGTTGGTTTCGATAACCGGTGAACTTCAGACCAGCGAAGGCTGGTTAACGGGCGGGAGCCAGGATATCATGGAACGCGGATTGCTTGGCCGCGAACGTGAAATCGAGGAATTGAAAAATGAGCTGGAGCTTTTGGAATCCAATCTGGCCAAAACTCAGGCTGAATCAGACGAAACTGTTTTGAAACTTGAGGAAACTACCGGGAGCCTTGAAGGTGCCAACACTGAATTGCATGAATTGGAAATACGGTATGCCCAGATTGAGAAATCTTTGGAAAGTTTACAGCTGCAATTAGGCGAAGTGGAAAAACAGATGGAATCACTTCAACAGGAAAGAACAACGGTGCAAACGGCACTTGATCAGACCACGGAAGCGCATACGACAACCGCCCGGCAGCTGATGGATCTGGAATTAACGGATCAAAAAACCCAGGAAGAGCTTTCCCAGCATCAGGTGGAAATTGAGGAACGGCGCAAAGAATATGATGAACGTTCCATGCGGGCCGGCGAGTTGCGGGTTCGTGCGGCTTCACTGGAACAGCAAATGAACAGCATGAATGCGGAATTAAGCCGGGTAACAACGGAATTAAACGAGATGGCCAATACCAAGGCCGAGAAAAACAATACCATCCACCGTGACAGGGAACGGTTTTCCGATATTGATTTTCAAATGAAGGAAAAGCAGGCATTGCTGGAAAGGCTCTCGGAAAATAAAACCAGTCAGGAACAAGAACTCGATTCTTTGCGGCAAAAGCGCCAGGAGCTTGTTTCGAGCAAGACCCATAAAGAAAAGCATTCGCGGGAAATTCTGGATGTGTTGGACGTTATTAAACAAGAACTCCATGAACTGGAATTGGAAAAAAGCCAGTTGCGGATGAATTTGAAGTCATTGGAAACATATCTTGAGGAAGAATATAAACTTAATGTGACCATGGAAGAGAGTGATGATCAAGTCGAAGAGGCACCGGCTGAGGAATTCCAAAGTCCGGAAGCGTTGCAATCGCGGGTAAAAGAATTAAAAAATAAGATAGAAGGTATGGGAACCGTCAATTTGGTTGCGATGGAAGAATATGACGAACTCCAGGAGCGGTATGAATTTCTTTCGAAGCAACTCGCTGATTTGAAGGATGCAAAAGAAAATCTTCAAAAACTGATCACCAAGATTAATCATGAAAGTCGTGAACGTTTTTCAGATACTTTTACGCAGGTTCGCGCAAAATTCAAAGATGTTTTTCGTGGTCTGTTTAATGGCGGGGATGCGGATCTGGTGCTGGTGGATGAGACCAATCTGTTGGAAACCGGGATTGAGATTATTGCCCGGCCGCCGGGAAAGCGGCTTCAGAATATTTCATTGCTTTCCGGTGGTGAGAAGGCCTTGACGGCAATTGCATTGTTATTTGCTGTTTTTTTGATTAAGCCGAGTCCTTTTTGTATTTTTGATGAAATGGATGCACCGCTGGATGATACCAATACCGGACGTTTTGGAAAAGTTTTGAAGGAATTTGCCAAGAAATCACAGTTTATTGTGATTACCCATAATAAAATAACCATGGAGATGGCAAGTGTCATGTATGGTGTTACCATGCAGGAATCAGGTGTCTCGCGGCTTATTTCAGTTAAATTTGCAGGGGAACAAGCTCCTCAACCGGTGGTGGCCCCGGTTGCAGAAGAAGAAGCAGCACTGAATTAAAGCAAGCTGGTTGGAACACTTCTTGATTAT includes:
- the lpxD gene encoding UDP-3-O-(3-hydroxymyristoyl)glucosamine N-acyltransferase — encoded protein: MAFSKTLKELAELTGATLSGPDAESVVILSVGPLEQAGANTLSFLANKKYRNQLETSTAAAVVIPPMIEYDKPCLVSKNPYLDFVKIVYLFAPPIPVPEPGVHAMAVVHPGAKLGKDVAIGPFCVVGENTEIGDRTVLVAQVYVGEQVKIGNDCCLYPQVVLRERCVLGNRVILHPGVVIGADGFGFAPDGETYKKIPQIGNVVIEDDVEIGANTTVDRAALGETRINHGSKIDNLIMIAHNVKIGSNTVIAGQAGISGSTKIGNNAMVGGQVGTAGHIHIGNNTILGAQAGISRDVPDGAFVSGYMARPHKEAMRILGETVRLPGLRKKVEDLEARLKQLEKE
- a CDS encoding bifunctional UDP-3-O-[3-hydroxymyristoyl] N-acetylglucosamine deacetylase/3-hydroxyacyl-ACP dehydratase, which encodes MSKPVLVQTTLAKPASLEGIGLHTGVTSQVVFEPAPADTGYVIVRTDLPGEPRLCPAVDLVSQTTRGTTLKDGDVEVHTVEHVLAALVGLDIDNCIIKLSAFEPPVMDGSSQEFSEAMVAAGIVDIPESEKKIYRVTEPLVIQDGKKSIAAWPYPGLRITYELYYDHPWLQPQRVDLEINPEVFRAQLAQCRTFCLEQEIDWLKSQGLAKGGTRENALVIGEHGLVNPPFRCEHELAFHKVLDFIGDLALARCRVEGHFVANFTGHEMNARLVKALLNQAKRIKHLERGKGTLVIEAQEIEQLLPHRYPMLLVDRVIDLEVGKRVVGIKNVTMNEHFFQGHFPGHPIMPGVLILEAMAQCGGVLLMKSSPDSVGKVVYFVGIDKVRFRKPVVPGDQLRFELSVDKIKARIAKMLAKAYVGDTLVCEAEFMSTLVAR
- the lpxA gene encoding acyl-ACP--UDP-N-acetylglucosamine O-acyltransferase; the protein is MAVKIHSAAIVHPDAKLGVDVEIGPGAIVGENVEIGDRTQIGAYVVIDGGTTVGIENRVFTGAILGSECQDLKFKGERSFTKIGDRNTIREYVTINRATAKDLYTTVGNDNLIMAYAHVAHDCTVGNNNVLANGLAMAGHVTIMDHANIGGLNALHQYVRIGSYSMIGGLSRVPKDVPPFIMCADTPLRIVGINKIGLERKGFGKEQVKAIEKAYRILYRSKLNTSQALKKLAEEPGTPEVDMLIQFIKESERGIAK
- the lpxI gene encoding UDP-2,3-diacylglucosamine diphosphatase LpxI (LpxI, functionally equivalent to LpxH, replaces it in LPS biosynthesis in a minority of bacteria.); translation: MASRNKPAVIPKIGLIAGWGEFPFLVAQTMQQKGKRVAAVAFPGETFPEIKTCVDELHWISIGQLGEMIKIFKTAGITQVVMAGMIRHKHLFANLKLDLKAVSLLATMKDKRADSILCAVAGVLEKEGIRLVSPLPYLKVNLPGKGLLTKRKLTQKEQRDITFGYKIAKHVARADIGQTVVVKDQAVIAVEAMEGTDACILRSGEFTRGGAVVIKVLKPTQDLRFDTPVIGPNTIESMLKVKAAVLAFDADKTLFLQKEKTIVMANKKKITLIGV